A window of Pseudomonadota bacterium genomic DNA:
TCGCCGGTTCTGAACGCCGCACGGCGCCGTCCGCGCTCCTCGAATATGCTCTGCATGTCCTTCGTCGCGCGAACGCGCCGGGCAATGCCCGGCCCTCAGCGATCCGGCTCATTCCTCCCGCCGAGGACATCTAGGAGGGGGCCGCTAGCCGTGTACCTGGCTGCCGCCCTAGCCATCGTCGCGACGATGCTGTTGGCCCTGGTGCGGGCAGCCCAGGGGCCCACCGTGTTCGATCGGATCTTGGCGGCCAACATGATCGGAACCAAGACCGTGTTGCTGATCGCCGTAGCCGGCTTTCTAACCGGCCGTCCCGACTTCCTCGACCTTGCCTTGGTCTATGCCCTCATCAACTTCATCGGCGTGGTAGCTGTCTGCAAGTTCACGCGCTTCCGCAACCTGGCCGACGATCGCACCAGAAGCTCCGCTGAAGCCAACCCGGCCGTCTCGACTCGCAGCGGGGAAGCCTGAGGACCCCGGGTCCCAAGGGAGTCGATTCACGCCCTAGAGT
This region includes:
- a CDS encoding monovalent cation/H+ antiporter complex subunit F, whose protein sequence is MYLAAALAIVATMLLALVRAAQGPTVFDRILAANMIGTKTVLLIAVAGFLTGRPDFLDLALVYALINFIGVVAVCKFTRFRNLADDRTRSSAEANPAVSTRSGEA